The Methanomassiliicoccales archaeon genome has a segment encoding these proteins:
- a CDS encoding folylpolyglutamate synthase/dihydrofolate synthase family protein yields LENMGIKLGLGRVRELLNNLENPQNAYRSVHVAGTNGKGSVCAMTSSILQASGLRTGLYTSPHLVDFRERIMVDGEMISEAEVVALAKEVRAAGDRSSDAESRPLTFFEVTTAIAFLHFAREGVDVAVIEVGMGGRLDATNVIVPDVCVITRISMEHVTYLGDTMAKIAYEKAGIIKPSAIVITAEEDPVVLKVLDSIARDRGTYLSRLGKDFYFRPMGSDRSGVGLHLSSIGRTAQVPLLGAYQASNAAMACEAALELRKRGLKITEESIVLGLSRVVWPGRLEVVLESPLIIFDVSHTPEGARVAVDELLKIRQGHTTVILGVLNDKDLEGIASEFGKVADSVIATRPKTQRAFSPEQVRDAMMLFCKDVSVCQDVGASIGEALARSGPEDTVIVGGSLYTIGEAMRWWEDHETH; encoded by the coding sequence TCTGCGCCATGACCTCGTCCATCCTGCAAGCCTCCGGACTGCGCACTGGACTTTACACATCGCCGCACCTGGTGGACTTCAGGGAGCGCATCATGGTCGACGGGGAGATGATCTCCGAGGCCGAGGTCGTGGCCTTGGCCAAGGAGGTACGTGCGGCAGGTGATCGGTCGTCGGATGCCGAAAGCCGGCCTCTCACTTTCTTTGAGGTGACCACAGCCATTGCGTTCCTGCATTTTGCCCGTGAGGGGGTAGATGTTGCGGTCATCGAGGTCGGGATGGGGGGCCGCCTCGACGCCACCAACGTGATCGTCCCGGACGTGTGCGTCATCACGCGCATCAGCATGGAGCACGTGACCTATCTGGGCGATACGATGGCAAAGATCGCCTACGAAAAGGCTGGCATTATCAAGCCTTCCGCGATCGTGATCACCGCCGAGGAAGACCCGGTGGTGCTCAAGGTCCTGGATTCTATCGCTAGGGACAGGGGCACGTACCTGTCCCGGCTGGGCAAGGACTTCTACTTCAGACCGATGGGAAGCGACCGTTCCGGAGTCGGCTTACATCTATCATCGATCGGAAGGACGGCGCAGGTGCCTCTCCTGGGCGCCTATCAGGCATCCAACGCGGCAATGGCCTGCGAGGCTGCACTCGAATTGAGGAAGAGAGGGCTCAAAATTACCGAGGAGTCCATCGTCCTGGGATTGTCCAGGGTCGTCTGGCCCGGACGGTTGGAGGTGGTTCTGGAAAGCCCCTTGATCATCTTCGACGTCAGCCACACCCCTGAGGGTGCAAGGGTGGCGGTCGATGAGCTGCTGAAGATCCGGCAGGGTCATACCACCGTGATTCTGGGTGTGCTGAACGACAAGGATCTGGAAGGCATCGCTTCAGAGTTCGGGAAAGTAGCCGATTCGGTCATCGCCACCAGGCCGAAGACCCAGAGAGCATTCTCCCCTGAACAGGTAAGGGATGCGATGATGCTCTTCTGCAAGGACGTCTCAGTCTGCCAGGATGTGGGGGCATCAATTGGGGAAGCGTTGGCCAGATCAGGGCCGGAGGATACTGTCATAGTAGGGGGGTCGTTGTACACCATCGGCGAGGCCATGCGGTGGTGGGAAGATCATGAAACGCATTAG